Proteins encoded within one genomic window of Candidatus Binataceae bacterium:
- the rpsL gene encoding 30S ribosomal protein S12 yields MPSINQLIRQARIKKRFKIKARALQGSPQKRGVCTQVKTTTPKKPNSALRKVARVRLSNGIEVNTYIPGVGHNLQEHSVVLIRGGRVRDLPGVRYHVIRGTLDSIGVQERRKSRSKYGSKKPK; encoded by the coding sequence TTGCCCTCGATCAACCAGCTGATCCGCCAGGCGCGCATCAAGAAGCGTTTCAAGATCAAAGCGCGTGCGCTCCAGGGCTCGCCGCAAAAACGCGGCGTGTGTACCCAGGTGAAGACCACTACGCCCAAGAAACCGAACTCCGCGCTGCGTAAGGTTGCGCGCGTGCGTCTTTCCAACGGAATCGAGGTCAACACCTACATTCCGGGCGTTGGCCACAACCTTCAGGAGCACTCCGTGGTGCTGATTCGGGGCGGCCGCGTGCGCGACCTTCCCGGAGTTCGCTACCACGTTATTCGCGGAACCCTAGATTCGATCGGGGTACAGGAACGACGCAAGAGCCGCTCCAAGTACGGATCGAAAAAGCCGAAGTAA
- the rpsG gene encoding 30S ribosomal protein S7 produces the protein MSRKGQARVREVTPDPKFHDHTIAKFVNVVMERGKKSIAEGILYGALDLVANRAKEDGLAVFKKALDNVRPSVEVRSRRVGGANYQVPVEVRPVRRNSLAMRWLVTAARARGEKSMEERLAAEIQEAAANRGGAVKKREDTHRMADANRAFAHYRW, from the coding sequence ATGTCGCGCAAGGGACAAGCACGGGTCCGCGAAGTCACGCCCGATCCTAAATTCCACGATCACACGATCGCCAAGTTTGTGAACGTGGTGATGGAGCGCGGCAAGAAGTCGATCGCCGAGGGTATTCTTTACGGAGCTCTCGACCTGGTCGCCAATCGCGCCAAGGAAGACGGGCTCGCGGTCTTCAAGAAAGCCCTCGACAACGTGCGACCTTCCGTGGAAGTGCGCTCCCGCCGCGTGGGCGGGGCCAACTACCAGGTGCCGGTCGAAGTGCGGCCGGTGCGGCGCAACTCCCTGGCGATGCGCTGGCTGGTGACGGCGGCGCGGGCGCGGGGCGAGAAGTCGATGGAAGAGCGCCTGGCTGCGGAAATCCAGGAAGCTGCCGCGAATCGCGGTGGCGCGGTCAAAAAACGCGAAGACACTCACCGGATGGCGGATGCCAACCGGGCATTCGCACACTACCGCTGGTAA
- the fusA gene encoding elongation factor G, giving the protein MARTTPIEQVRNIGIMAHIDAGKTTTTERVLFYTGINYKIGEVHEGTATMDWMVQEQERGITITSAATTCFWRDCRINIIDTPGHVDFTIEVERSLRVLDGAVAVFCAVGGVEPQSETVWRQADKYRVPRIAFINKMDRVGAEFERVLEEMREKLKATPLLLQLPVGAEDKFTGVVDLIDQKALIWDEDRLGANYRVEEIPAALKEQAAGYRDKLIEILADHDEHLMELYLEGKTPEPDKIRAAIRAATLKMAITPVLLGSAFRNKGVQPMLDAVVDYLPSPADLPPVKGTVDGKEEERPPQDKAPFSALAFKIMTDQFIGTLTFIRVYSGKLESGASVLNSTRGRRERIGRLVKMHANKREEISEVYAGDICAVGLRDTNTGDTLCDPAHPIVLESIEFPEPVIQIAIEPKTKADQEKLSEALQKLAKEDPSFRVSVNKETAQTLIAGMGELHLEIIVDRMLREFKVDANVGKPQVAYRETIRRASEAEGRFVRQTGGHGQFGVVDLRIEPLEKGGGFEFVDGTKGGSIPRNFIPSVEDGVKEAMENGMLAGYPMVDIRATVTDGKYHEVDSSEIAFRIAGSMAFKEACEKASPVLLEPVMDVEVVTPQEFMGDVIGDLNSRRGKILDMEGRGGAQVIEARVPLANMFGYATRLRSMTQGRANYTMQFGVYEPVPQNIFEELTARGGENDQPRA; this is encoded by the coding sequence ATGGCTCGTACCACACCAATAGAACAGGTGCGCAATATCGGCATCATGGCGCACATCGATGCCGGTAAGACGACCACCACCGAGCGGGTGCTGTTTTACACCGGCATCAACTACAAGATCGGCGAGGTGCACGAGGGCACCGCGACGATGGACTGGATGGTGCAGGAGCAGGAGCGCGGCATCACGATCACCTCGGCGGCCACCACCTGCTTTTGGCGCGATTGCCGGATCAACATCATCGATACCCCTGGTCACGTCGATTTCACCATCGAAGTAGAGCGCTCACTGCGGGTCCTGGATGGCGCGGTGGCGGTGTTCTGCGCGGTCGGTGGCGTCGAGCCACAATCCGAGACCGTGTGGCGGCAAGCCGACAAATACCGCGTTCCGCGCATCGCGTTCATCAACAAGATGGACCGCGTGGGAGCCGAGTTCGAGCGCGTTCTCGAAGAGATGCGCGAGAAGCTCAAGGCGACCCCGCTTTTGCTGCAACTCCCGGTCGGCGCGGAAGACAAGTTCACCGGCGTGGTCGATCTTATTGATCAGAAAGCCCTCATCTGGGACGAAGACCGGCTCGGTGCCAACTACCGGGTCGAGGAAATTCCCGCGGCACTCAAGGAACAGGCCGCCGGTTATCGCGACAAGCTCATCGAGATACTGGCGGACCATGACGAGCACCTGATGGAGCTGTACCTGGAAGGCAAGACCCCCGAGCCGGACAAGATCCGCGCGGCGATTCGTGCCGCGACCTTGAAGATGGCGATTACCCCGGTGCTGCTCGGTTCCGCGTTTCGCAACAAGGGGGTGCAGCCGATGCTCGACGCGGTAGTCGACTACCTGCCTTCCCCCGCCGATCTACCGCCGGTCAAGGGGACGGTGGACGGTAAAGAAGAAGAGCGACCGCCCCAGGACAAGGCGCCGTTTAGCGCGCTTGCCTTCAAGATAATGACCGACCAGTTCATCGGCACGCTCACGTTTATCCGCGTGTACTCGGGCAAGCTCGAAAGCGGCGCCTCGGTGCTGAACTCCACCCGCGGCCGCCGCGAAAGAATCGGGCGATTGGTCAAGATGCACGCGAACAAGCGCGAGGAGATCTCCGAGGTCTATGCCGGCGACATCTGTGCGGTGGGTCTGCGTGACACCAACACCGGCGACACGCTCTGCGATCCGGCCCATCCGATCGTGCTCGAATCGATCGAGTTTCCGGAACCGGTCATCCAGATCGCGATCGAACCAAAGACCAAGGCGGACCAGGAGAAGCTCTCGGAAGCGCTCCAGAAACTAGCCAAGGAAGATCCGTCGTTCCGCGTCAGCGTTAACAAGGAAACCGCCCAGACGCTGATCGCCGGGATGGGCGAGCTGCATCTGGAGATTATCGTCGACCGCATGCTCCGCGAATTCAAAGTAGATGCAAACGTCGGCAAGCCGCAGGTCGCCTACCGCGAGACCATCCGGCGCGCCTCGGAAGCGGAGGGCCGCTTCGTGCGCCAGACCGGCGGTCACGGCCAGTTCGGGGTCGTCGACCTGCGCATTGAGCCGCTGGAAAAGGGTGGCGGATTCGAGTTCGTCGACGGTACCAAGGGTGGCTCGATTCCGCGCAACTTCATCCCCTCGGTCGAGGACGGTGTCAAAGAAGCGATGGAGAACGGGATGCTGGCCGGGTACCCGATGGTCGACATCCGCGCGACCGTAACCGACGGCAAGTATCACGAAGTGGATTCCTCGGAAATCGCCTTTCGCATCGCCGGTTCGATGGCCTTCAAGGAGGCCTGCGAAAAAGCCTCTCCGGTGTTGCTGGAACCGGTCATGGACGTGGAAGTGGTGACCCCGCAGGAGTTCATGGGCGACGTTATCGGGGATCTGAACTCGCGGCGCGGCAAGATTCTGGACATGGAAGGGCGCGGCGGCGCGCAGGTCATCGAGGCTCGCGTGCCGCTCGCCAACATGTTCGGCTATGCCACGCGGCTGCGTTCGATGACCCAGGGGCGCGCCAATTACACGATGCAGTTCGGAGTGTACGAACCGGTTCCGCAGAATATTTTTGAAGAACTGACCGCGCGCGGCGGCGAGAACGATCAGCCGCGCGCCTAG
- the tuf gene encoding elongation factor Tu, which translates to MGKAKFQRTKPHANVGTIGHIDHGKTTLTAAITKVLAARKLAQFTSFDQIDKAPEERERGITISIAHVEYETTKRHYAHVDCPGHADYIKNMITGAAQMDGAILVVGANDGPMPQTREHILLARQVGVPAIVVFMNKVDMVDDPELLDLVELEVRDLLTKYEFPGDDAKVIRGSALKALDCGCGKDDCPNCKPILDLMDAVDEYIPQPKREVDKPFLMPVEDVFSISGRGTVVTGRVDRGKVKVGEEVEIVGFRDTSKTVVTGVEMFRKLLDEGQAGDNIGVLLRGIKREEVERGQVLAAPGSITPHTKFEGSVYVLTKDEGGRHTPFFNGYRPQFYFQTTDVTGVLSLPEGAEMVMPGDNVAIKGELITPVAMNEGQRFSIREGGRTVGSGVVTKIEK; encoded by the coding sequence ATGGGCAAGGCGAAATTCCAACGGACCAAGCCGCATGCGAACGTCGGCACGATCGGACATATCGACCACGGCAAGACCACGCTGACCGCGGCGATTACCAAGGTGCTGGCGGCGCGTAAACTCGCCCAATTCACCTCCTTCGATCAGATCGACAAGGCCCCCGAGGAGCGCGAGCGCGGTATCACCATCTCGATTGCACACGTCGAGTACGAAACCACCAAGCGCCACTATGCGCACGTCGATTGCCCGGGCCACGCCGACTACATCAAGAACATGATAACCGGCGCCGCTCAAATGGACGGTGCGATCCTGGTGGTCGGTGCCAACGACGGGCCGATGCCGCAGACCCGGGAGCACATCCTGCTCGCCCGCCAGGTGGGAGTGCCCGCGATCGTGGTGTTCATGAACAAGGTCGACATGGTCGACGATCCCGAACTGCTGGACCTGGTCGAACTCGAAGTCCGCGACCTGCTTACCAAGTACGAGTTCCCGGGCGATGATGCGAAGGTTATTCGCGGCAGCGCTCTCAAGGCGCTCGATTGCGGTTGCGGCAAGGACGATTGCCCGAACTGCAAGCCGATTCTCGATCTGATGGATGCGGTGGATGAATACATCCCGCAACCCAAGCGCGAGGTCGACAAGCCGTTCCTGATGCCGGTCGAGGACGTGTTCTCGATCTCCGGGCGCGGCACGGTGGTGACCGGGCGCGTCGACCGCGGCAAGGTAAAGGTCGGTGAGGAAGTCGAGATCGTCGGATTCCGCGATACCAGCAAGACGGTGGTTACCGGCGTCGAGATGTTCCGCAAGCTGCTTGACGAAGGTCAGGCGGGCGACAATATCGGCGTGCTGCTGCGCGGCATAAAGCGCGAAGAGGTCGAGCGCGGACAGGTGCTCGCGGCCCCCGGCTCGATCACGCCGCACACCAAGTTCGAAGGGTCGGTCTACGTCCTGACCAAGGACGAAGGCGGACGCCACACTCCGTTCTTCAACGGCTATCGCCCGCAGTTCTATTTCCAGACCACTGACGTCACCGGGGTGCTTTCGCTGCCGGAAGGCGCCGAGATGGTCATGCCGGGTGACAATGTCGCTATCAAGGGCGAATTGATCACGCCGGTCGCGATGAATGAGGGGCAGCGCTTCTCGATTCGCGAAGGTGGCCGCACGGTAGGCTCCGGCGTTGTGACCAAGATCGAAAAGTAG
- the rpsJ gene encoding 30S ribosomal protein S10: protein MNDKIRIRLKAYDYRLLDQSVREIVDTIRRTGGRVAGPIPLPTRIERFTVNRSPHVDKKSREHFEIRTHKRLLDVLEPTQQTIDALGKLDLAAGVDVEIKLE from the coding sequence ATGAACGACAAGATACGCATACGTCTCAAGGCGTACGACTACCGCCTGCTCGATCAGTCGGTTCGTGAAATCGTCGATACTATCCGGCGCACCGGCGGCCGCGTCGCCGGTCCGATTCCCTTGCCGACCCGGATAGAGCGCTTTACGGTTAACCGCTCTCCCCATGTTGACAAAAAGTCGCGCGAGCATTTCGAGATTCGCACCCACAAGCGGCTGCTCGACGTGCTGGAACCGACCCAACAGACGATCGATGCGCTCGGCAAGCTCGACCTTGCCGCGGGCGTCGACGTCGAGATCAAGCTTGAGTAG
- the rplC gene encoding 50S ribosomal protein L3 — protein MLSGLIGKKLGMTQLADAHGRVRAVTVVQLGPCTVTQLKAQPTDGYDSVQVTWGKKKLSRVSAPERGHFKKANVAVGVKTAEFEKRGEGELVLGQSIAVSEVFKAGEQVDVQGVSKGRGYAGVIRRHHFAGFPGSHGTHEYFRHGGSIGNRSYPGRVRKGLRMAGQLGNETATVLNLEIVEILVDDNAVAIAGAVPGPDGAMLIVTHAARPRRRANLAVANA, from the coding sequence ATGCTGAGCGGACTGATCGGCAAGAAACTCGGGATGACCCAGCTGGCGGACGCGCATGGGCGCGTGCGCGCGGTTACGGTCGTCCAGCTCGGTCCGTGCACGGTCACGCAACTGAAGGCGCAACCGACCGACGGCTATGACTCCGTCCAGGTGACCTGGGGCAAGAAGAAATTGTCCCGGGTGAGCGCGCCTGAGCGCGGCCACTTCAAGAAGGCGAATGTCGCAGTCGGTGTCAAAACCGCGGAATTCGAGAAACGTGGCGAGGGTGAGCTGGTGCTCGGCCAATCGATCGCGGTGAGCGAGGTATTCAAGGCCGGCGAACAGGTCGACGTGCAGGGCGTGTCCAAGGGCCGCGGCTATGCGGGCGTGATCCGGCGCCATCACTTCGCAGGATTTCCCGGCTCGCACGGCACGCATGAGTATTTCCGTCACGGTGGTTCGATCGGCAATCGTTCTTATCCCGGACGTGTGCGCAAGGGCCTGCGCATGGCGGGTCAACTGGGGAACGAGACCGCCACCGTGCTCAACCTCGAAATTGTCGAGATTCTGGTCGACGATAACGCGGTCGCGATCGCGGGTGCAGTGCCCGGCCCCGACGGAGCGATGCTGATCGTGACGCATGCCGCGCGGCCGCGTCGGAGGGCCAATTTGGCCGTAGCCAATGCCTGA
- the rplD gene encoding 50S ribosomal protein L4, translating to MPEQNLPSAPVKLPLFSAAQERTGEAEFAGAVFGREGDRGLLHDAVRMQLANRRSGTAATKTRGLISGGGRKPWRQKGTGRARAGSTRSPLWRHGGKIFGPQPRDYSYQIPRKAWRRALCLALSERAREGKLLVVQSLALAEPKTKLAKAALDKLGVQHALVVLGEGDEQFLRAARNLARHKVLRAAGLNVYDVLNYDELVMTEATARAIEKRLAGELR from the coding sequence ATGCCTGAGCAAAATCTACCGTCGGCCCCCGTAAAGCTGCCGCTATTCTCCGCCGCGCAGGAGCGCACCGGAGAGGCGGAATTCGCGGGAGCGGTGTTTGGTCGCGAGGGCGACCGGGGACTGCTGCACGACGCGGTGCGGATGCAGCTTGCGAATCGGCGCTCAGGAACGGCGGCGACCAAGACCCGCGGCCTTATCTCGGGTGGCGGACGCAAGCCCTGGCGGCAGAAGGGCACCGGGCGGGCCCGTGCGGGCTCGACGCGTTCGCCGCTGTGGCGTCACGGCGGGAAGATCTTTGGGCCGCAGCCGCGCGATTACTCCTACCAGATTCCACGCAAGGCATGGCGCCGCGCGCTGTGTCTGGCACTGTCGGAGCGGGCTCGCGAAGGCAAGCTGCTGGTAGTGCAATCGCTGGCGCTGGCTGAACCTAAAACCAAACTTGCGAAGGCTGCGCTCGACAAGCTCGGCGTGCAGCACGCGCTGGTGGTGCTGGGCGAGGGTGATGAGCAGTTTCTGCGGGCCGCACGCAACCTGGCCCGGCACAAGGTGCTGCGGGCCGCGGGGCTCAACGTTTACGACGTGCTCAACTACGACGAGTTGGTGATGACCGAGGCGACTGCGCGCGCGATTGAAAAGCGCCTGGCCGGAGAGCTGCGATGA
- the rplW gene encoding 50S ribosomal protein L23 — translation MNLDSVILSPLVTEKGTMAGEKANQVVFRVRPHASKDLVREAVEKLFKVTVLKVRTARFMGKERRRGQVRGSKPDWKKAYVTLKEGDRIEFFEGV, via the coding sequence ATGAATCTCGACAGCGTCATCCTGTCGCCGCTGGTGACCGAGAAAGGAACCATGGCCGGTGAGAAGGCCAACCAGGTGGTGTTCCGCGTGCGCCCCCACGCGAGCAAGGACCTGGTGCGGGAAGCGGTCGAGAAGCTCTTCAAGGTTACGGTGCTGAAAGTCCGCACCGCCAGGTTCATGGGCAAGGAGCGACGGCGCGGGCAGGTGCGCGGCAGCAAGCCCGATTGGAAGAAGGCTTACGTGACGCTCAAAGAAGGCGACCGCATAGAATTTTTCGAGGGAGTTTAG
- the rplB gene encoding 50S ribosomal protein L2, which yields MAVIQLNPRTPGQRFMQVADFSDLTKKAPEKALLEPIKRSGGRNNRGRMTSRHRGGGHKRRLRLIDFKRTRDGVPAKVAALEYDPNRSANVALLHYADGEKAYILAPAGLKVGDKVESGEQADIKPGNALKLRHIPLGTIVHAIEMKPGAGAKLARGAGSQAQLMAKEGKFALLKLPSGEQRMVLADCRATIGQVGNLEYENISVGKAGRSRWAGKRSHVRGVAMNPVDHPHGGGEGRSKGNHPQSPWGMPTKGYKTRGKKPSDQYIVSRRPRGTH from the coding sequence ATGGCGGTTATTCAGCTAAATCCGCGCACCCCCGGCCAGCGGTTCATGCAGGTCGCCGACTTCTCGGACCTCACCAAAAAGGCGCCCGAGAAGGCACTGCTCGAACCGATCAAACGCTCGGGTGGCCGCAACAACCGGGGACGGATGACCTCCCGTCACCGTGGCGGCGGTCACAAGCGCCGGCTGCGGCTGATTGATTTCAAGCGCACGCGCGACGGTGTACCGGCCAAGGTCGCCGCGCTCGAATACGATCCGAATCGTTCAGCCAACGTGGCACTGCTGCACTATGCCGACGGCGAAAAGGCGTACATCCTCGCCCCCGCAGGGCTCAAGGTCGGCGACAAGGTCGAGTCGGGCGAGCAGGCCGACATCAAGCCCGGCAACGCGCTCAAGCTGCGGCACATCCCGCTCGGCACGATTGTGCACGCGATCGAGATGAAACCGGGCGCGGGTGCCAAGCTTGCGCGGGGCGCGGGTTCGCAGGCGCAATTGATGGCAAAGGAAGGAAAGTTCGCCCTGCTCAAGCTGCCCTCGGGTGAGCAGCGCATGGTCCTGGCGGATTGCCGCGCGACTATCGGTCAGGTCGGCAATCTCGAATACGAAAATATTTCGGTCGGCAAGGCGGGCCGCTCCCGCTGGGCGGGCAAACGTTCGCACGTGCGTGGAGTTGCGATGAACCCCGTGGACCATCCCCACGGCGGCGGCGAGGGTCGCTCCAAGGGCAATCATCCGCAATCTCCATGGGGCATGCCGACCAAGGGCTACAAGACACGCGGAAAGAAACCGTCGGATCAGTACATCGTGAGCCGCCGGCCGCGCGGGACGCACTAA
- the rpsS gene encoding 30S ribosomal protein S19: MRSQKKGPFVDAHLKKKAEAAMAAGDKRIIRTWSRRSMIVPDMIGMTFAVHNGHKFVPVYCTENMVGHKLGEFSPTRTFHGHSGDRKAEVRSAATGPAPAPGPGPAAPRTGG; this comes from the coding sequence ATGCGATCACAGAAAAAAGGACCGTTCGTCGACGCACATCTCAAGAAGAAGGCCGAAGCCGCGATGGCGGCGGGCGACAAGCGGATTATCAGGACCTGGTCGCGTCGCTCGATGATCGTGCCCGACATGATCGGCATGACCTTCGCGGTGCACAACGGCCACAAGTTCGTGCCGGTGTACTGCACCGAGAACATGGTGGGCCACAAGCTCGGCGAGTTCTCTCCGACCCGCACCTTTCACGGTCACTCGGGCGACCGCAAGGCTGAGGTGAGGAGTGCGGCGACCGGCCCCGCGCCTGCACCCGGACCGGGACCGGCGGCACCCAGGACGGGCGGGTAA
- the rplV gene encoding 50S ribosomal protein L22: METLSRTRYVRISPRKLRLVCDLVIGKPVGQALSILEFTPKKGARFVAKTLLAAVANARDQQNVDEDKLYVKRATADTGPTWKRSLPRAHMHATPILKRTSHLTVVVDERAA, translated from the coding sequence ATGGAGACGCTGTCGCGCACCCGCTACGTCCGCATCTCGCCGCGCAAGCTGCGGCTGGTATGCGACCTGGTGATTGGCAAGCCGGTCGGGCAGGCGTTGTCGATTCTGGAGTTCACGCCCAAGAAGGGGGCGCGGTTTGTGGCCAAGACCTTGTTGGCGGCGGTCGCCAACGCGCGCGACCAGCAGAACGTCGATGAAGACAAGCTCTACGTGAAGCGGGCCACCGCCGACACTGGCCCAACCTGGAAACGATCGCTGCCGCGCGCCCACATGCACGCGACTCCGATTCTCAAGCGCACCAGCCATCTCACGGTGGTGGTGGACGAACGAGCGGCCTGA
- the rpsC gene encoding 30S ribosomal protein S3, whose product MGQKSHPRGLRLGIIESWDSRWYSSHDYTTLLHEDLKLRDFIKKRLYHAGISRVEIERMANKAKVNIHTARPGIVIGKKGVEIDKLKADIQKMMKGKEAFINIHEVRRPDLDPQLVAENIALQLERRVAFRRAMKEAVTRAMRMGAQGVKVHVAGRLGGAEIARAEWYREGRVPLQTLRADVAYGFAEARTTYGVIGIKVWIFRGEILTHTEAEAKRSGTAAQQQ is encoded by the coding sequence ATGGGTCAGAAATCACATCCCCGCGGATTGCGGCTCGGGATAATCGAAAGCTGGGATTCGCGCTGGTACTCGAGTCACGACTACACCACGCTGCTGCACGAAGATCTGAAGCTGCGCGACTTCATCAAGAAGCGCCTATATCACGCTGGCATCTCGCGCGTCGAAATCGAGCGCATGGCCAACAAGGCCAAGGTCAATATTCATACCGCCCGACCCGGAATTGTGATCGGCAAAAAGGGCGTCGAAATCGACAAGCTTAAAGCCGACATTCAGAAAATGATGAAGGGCAAGGAAGCCTTTATCAATATTCACGAGGTGCGCCGTCCCGATCTCGATCCGCAGTTGGTCGCCGAGAATATCGCGCTGCAGCTCGAGCGCCGGGTTGCCTTTCGCCGCGCGATGAAGGAAGCGGTGACGCGCGCAATGCGGATGGGCGCGCAGGGCGTCAAGGTCCATGTCGCCGGGCGGCTGGGCGGCGCGGAAATCGCGCGCGCGGAGTGGTATCGCGAGGGCCGGGTGCCGCTGCAGACCCTGCGGGCCGACGTTGCCTACGGGTTTGCGGAGGCGCGCACCACCTACGGAGTGATCGGAATCAAGGTGTGGATTTTCCGCGGCGAAATTCTCACCCACACGGAAGCGGAAGCGAAGCGGTCCGGCACCGCGGCGCAGCAGCAATAA
- the rplP gene encoding 50S ribosomal protein L16 gives MLAPKKVKYRKIQKGRVRGAESRGLTLAFGDFGLKATETARVDARALEAARVALTRHIKRGGRVWIRVFPDKPFTKKPAETRMGKGKGSPEGWTAVVRPGRILFEMEGVDQATAHEAMRLAAHKLPIKTVVIERAEGALGA, from the coding sequence ATGCTGGCACCAAAGAAAGTCAAATACCGGAAGATCCAGAAGGGCCGCGTGCGCGGCGCGGAGTCGCGCGGCCTGACCCTGGCCTTCGGAGACTTCGGACTCAAGGCGACCGAAACGGCGCGCGTCGACGCGCGCGCTCTGGAAGCGGCTCGGGTCGCGTTGACCCGCCACATCAAGCGCGGCGGCCGGGTATGGATTCGGGTCTTTCCGGACAAGCCCTTCACCAAGAAACCGGCCGAGACCCGCATGGGCAAGGGCAAGGGCTCCCCGGAAGGATGGACCGCGGTGGTGCGGCCGGGGCGCATTTTGTTCGAAATGGAAGGGGTCGATCAGGCGACCGCGCACGAGGCGATGCGTCTTGCCGCGCACAAGCTGCCGATCAAGACCGTGGTGATTGAACGCGCGGAGGGTGCCCTTGGAGCTTGA
- the rpmC gene encoding 50S ribosomal protein L29 encodes MELDELRQMSAADLQVKEREAREEVFRLRLKLKTSQLDNSATLRKARRELSRILTVLRQKTPAPTKGNDARSS; translated from the coding sequence TTGGAGCTTGATGAACTCAGGCAAATGAGCGCCGCCGACCTCCAGGTCAAGGAACGTGAGGCGCGCGAGGAAGTCTTCCGCTTAAGGCTGAAGCTTAAGACCAGTCAGCTCGACAACTCGGCGACGCTCAGAAAGGCGCGCCGCGAGCTGTCGCGAATCCTGACCGTGCTCAGGCAGAAAACTCCTGCGCCAACGAAGGGGAACGATGCGCGATCGAGTTAA
- the rpsQ gene encoding 30S ribosomal protein S17, whose amino-acid sequence MRDRVKRREGTVVAAKMTKTIVVQVDRLVEHPLYGKRIRQRKRYMVHDERSECGEGDRVIIIETRPLSRSKRWRLSKVLKKAAG is encoded by the coding sequence ATGCGCGATCGAGTTAAACGGCGGGAGGGAACGGTGGTTGCCGCCAAGATGACCAAGACCATCGTGGTGCAGGTGGACCGTCTGGTGGAGCATCCCCTGTACGGAAAGCGAATCCGCCAGCGCAAGCGATACATGGTGCACGACGAGCGCAGCGAATGCGGCGAGGGTGACCGGGTGATCATCATCGAGACGCGCCCGTTGTCGCGCAGCAAGCGCTGGCGGCTCAGCAAGGTGCTGAAGAAGGCGGCGGGCTAA
- the rplN gene encoding 50S ribosomal protein L14, whose product MIQTQTVLDVADNSGARKVMCIKVLGGSRRRYATVGDVIVVAVKEAIPNAKVKKGEVTRAVIVRTAKEISRGDGSYIRFDGNSAVLLDNQHEPIGTRIFGPVARELRAKKFMKIISLAPEVL is encoded by the coding sequence ATGATTCAGACCCAGACAGTGCTCGACGTCGCGGACAACTCCGGCGCCCGCAAGGTGATGTGCATCAAGGTGCTCGGCGGCTCGCGGCGACGCTACGCGACGGTCGGCGACGTGATCGTGGTCGCGGTCAAGGAAGCGATTCCCAACGCCAAGGTAAAAAAAGGCGAGGTGACGCGCGCGGTGATCGTGCGCACCGCCAAGGAAATAAGTCGCGGCGACGGCAGCTACATTCGGTTCGATGGCAACTCGGCGGTGCTGCTCGACAATCAACACGAGCCAATCGGGACGCGCATTTTCGGCCCGGTGGCCCGCGAACTGCGGGCGAAGAAGTTCATGAAGATTATTTCGCTCGCTCCCGAGGTTTTGTGA
- the rplX gene encoding 50S ribosomal protein L24: MATPRAEAASYKIRKNDMVMVVKGKERGKTGKVMRVLPDHGRVVIERLNIVKRHSKPRGAASPGGIVEKEAPLQIANVMFFCERCNAPVRLGIKVAADGERNRVCRRCGEAVGND, from the coding sequence ATGGCGACCCCGCGAGCGGAAGCGGCAAGCTACAAGATTCGCAAGAACGACATGGTGATGGTCGTCAAGGGCAAGGAGCGCGGCAAGACCGGCAAGGTTATGCGGGTGTTGCCCGACCACGGCCGGGTTGTCATCGAGCGGCTCAACATCGTAAAGCGCCACTCGAAGCCGCGCGGCGCCGCCAGTCCGGGCGGAATCGTGGAGAAGGAAGCGCCGCTGCAGATTGCCAACGTGATGTTCTTCTGCGAACGCTGCAACGCGCCGGTACGGCTGGGAATCAAAGTCGCCGCCGACGGCGAGCGCAACCGGGTTTGCCGGCGCTGCGGCGAAGCAGTGGGTAACGACTGA